The following coding sequences lie in one Rutidosis leptorrhynchoides isolate AG116_Rl617_1_P2 chromosome 6, CSIRO_AGI_Rlap_v1, whole genome shotgun sequence genomic window:
- the LOC139855107 gene encoding RING-H2 finger protein ATL16-like, producing MIHETSSTSQSRSSHSSHASFPIIAVAIIGIFATIFLLVFYYIFVIKCCLNWHRIDILRRFSLSRNRNHHQPLVPISTTPEPKGLHESVIRSIPIFQFRKDNYFDNNECAVCLGEFQANEKLRMIPNCAHYFHIDCIDVWLQNNPNCPLCRNSISISIPSHFTTLQDQSPQVVTNEEDFVVIELSNGDVGSTNVEENKEEALVVKKMGKKTRRKNGYVTSMGDECINVNTRTKGGCDDDQFLIQPIRRSFSMDSASDRQLYVAVQEILQRNSMNHVDVIQVNDGFGSSSGGSSSSNTRLRRGVFSFGHTRSAILPFHDLNHKTTI from the coding sequence ATGATTCATGAAACATCATCAACTTCACAATCTAGGTCATCACATTCATCTCATGCAAGTTTCCCAATCATAGCAGTTGCCATTATTGGAATCTTTGCAACCATTTTCCTTCtagtattttattatatttttgtcatCAAATGTTGCTTAAATTGGCACAGAATCGATATCTTACGTAGATTTTCGCTTTCCCGAAATCGAAACCACCATCAACCTCTTGTCCCAATTAGTACTACTCCCGAACCTAAAGGCTTACATGAATCAGTTATTCGATCAATTCCCATTTTTCAGTTTCGAAAAGATAACTATTTTGATAATAACGAATGTGCAGTTTGTCTTGGTGAGTTTCAGGCTAATGAGAAGTTGAGAATGATACCAAATTGTGCTCATTATTTTCATATTGATTGCATTGATGTTTGGTTACAAAATAATCCAAATTGTCCACTTTGTAGAAATAGTATTTCTATTTCTATACCTTCACATTTTACTACTTTACAAGATCAATCCCCACAAGTTGTTACTAATGAAGAAGATTTTGTTGTTATTGAATTAAGTAATGGAGATGTTGGAAGTACTAATGTTGAAGAAAACAAGGAAGAAGCATTGGTTGTTAAGAAAATGGGAAAGAAAACAAGAAGAAAGAATGGTTATGTTACAAGTATGGGAGATGAATGTATTAATGTGAATACTAGAACAAAGGGTGGTTGTGATGATGATCAATTTCTGATTCAACCAATTAGAAGATCATTTTCGATGGATTCGGCCTCGGATCGACAACTTTATGTGGCGGTTCAAGAAATTTTACAAAGAAATTCAATGAATCATGTCGATGTGATTCAAGTAAATGATGGATTTGGAAGTAGTAGTggtggtagtagtagtagtaacaCTAGACTTAGAAGAGGGGTCTTTTCATTTGGGCATACAAGAAGTGCAATTTTACCATTTCATGATTTAAACCATAAAACTACTATATGA